Proteins from one Aspergillus nidulans FGSC A4 chromosome VIII genomic window:
- a CDS encoding histone acetyltransferase NGG1 (transcript_id=CADANIAT00002255) yields MPSANKGKGKGRDVRPSRSRNTTPSSGFGAAPAPTSAPVTSYLENDASKLVIPVTIQYSEILERMGGVGPIPDSKSLELLMEHLKSLSQSAEARGDACNAGIRELSQKRKEVVDEPEPYEGDDRVKMKREDDDEEESKWGKAGKLKKRKDRGSSSKEERPLAHGAREITRQDGGDAKVEGATSPASKKSKNAVSDEMSSLSPPSLASPRQEVDDANAGSPGSDDSSDSHQPEPAPAVPQIQVFGPNPLKFDDPTIYHIREVTPNMTDEEKKEIYSVNVFPSSDLRHLMAGTPPDRDFSNAKPTNQVNNNTFLVWVDPYVRPMMEEDIAFLKEKGDRVTPFLMPKRGKRKYTEIWAEEDGLMNIDQTNGDRERLPLNQGRGNIDQVTDETIETDKVSVGPLVSRLYSLLRYEHRAPEENTTNGSTNADVSVNGMNGDSMDIDHPTGESENKPQPSATTFRAASPSGFKVPAAKLDHAQLDERLKAELRHVGFLGPDDNPDYDAHYDDDIAQRLRLLQSELKKQMIINSARKARLLEVARERMAYQEYMTIHDDLDSQVQQAYLKRTRTLGKSKKGSQAKHRPGGAGGGSHVVSAAGISRPAIGDVARTLMDRRKRWRDCIGPVFKDCKTTVPGPGESLFTPSVMAEYEKAELDGWEEEQE; encoded by the exons ATGCCCTCTGCAAACAAAGGCAAGGGAAAGGGCCGCGATGTGCGACCGTCGCGAAGCCGCAACACGACCCCCAGCTCTGGGTTCGGCGCAGCGCCGGCTCCGACATCTGCCCCCGTTACCAGCTACCTTGAAAACGACGCGTCCAAACTAGTGATTCCGGTGACCATACAATATTCGGAGATCCTCGAACGCATGGGTGGGGTAGGCCCCATTCCGGACTCGAAATCcttggagctgttgatggAACACCTAAAGTCGCTCAGCCAATCTGCTGAGGCTCGTGGTGATGCCTGCAACGCCGGGATCAGGGAGCTTTCTCAGAAGCGCAAGGAAGTTGTGGATGAACCTGAGCCGTATGAAGGCGACGACCGCGTTAAGATGAAGCgtgaagatgacgatgaggaagaaagcaaatGGGGCAAGGCAGGAAAGCTCAAGAAGCGAAAAGACCGGGGCAGCAGTTCGAAGGAAGAGCGGCCATTGGCCCATGGAGCTCGTGAAATAACCCGCCAGGATGGCGGAGATGCAAAGGTGGAAGGTG CCACGTCGCCAGCATCAAAGAAATCCAAGAATGCAGTGTCGGATGAGATGTCATCACTATCTCCGCCGTCATTGGCATCGCCTCGCCAGGAAGTTGATGACGCAAATGCGGGCTCGCCTGGTTCTGATGACAGCTCTGATTCTCACCAACCTGAGCCCGCGCCAGCCGTACCTCAGATCCAAGTCTTCGGTCCCAACCCGCTTAAGTTCGATGATCCTACAATATACCATATCCGGGAAGTCACGCCAAACATGacagatgaagagaagaaggagatataTAGTGTCAACGTCTTCCCTTCAAGCGACTTGCGCCACTTGATGGCTGGGACTCCTCCAGACCGTGATTTCAGTAACGCCAAACCTACCAACCAGGTGAACAACAACACATTTCTCGTTTGGGTTGACCCTTATGTCCGGCCCAtgatggaggaagatatagcTTTCCTGAAAGAAAAG GGCGATCGAGTTACGCCATTTCTGATGCCGAAACGAGGGAAGAGAAAATATACAGAAAtctgggcagaagaagacggtcTTATGAATATCGACCAAACAAACGGCGATCGAGAACGATTGCCTCTGAATCAAGGCCGAGGTAATATCGATCAGGTAACGGATGAGACTATAGAGACAGACAAAGTCTCTGTAGGCCCGTTAGTCAGCCGCCTTTATTCCTTGCTACGGTACGAGCATCGTGCTCCCGAAGAAAACACCACAAACGGGAGCACCAATGCTGATGTATCGGTGAATGGTATGAACGGAGATTCAATGGATATCGACCATCCGACAGGAGAGTCAGAAAACAAACCACAGCCATCTGCAACAACGTTCCGCGCCGCATCGCCCAGCGGCTTCAAAGTCCCCGCCGCGAAGCTCGACCACGCACAGCTAGACGAACGATTAAAAGCTGAGCTGCGCCACGTCGGCTTCCTCGGGCCAGACGACAATCCAGACTATGACGCTCACTATGACGACGACATCGCGCAGCGCCTCCGCCTCTTGCAAAGCGAACTCAAGAAACAGATGATTATTAACAGTGCGCGGAAAGCGCGGCTCCTCGAAGTCGCCCGCGAGCGCATGGCGTACCAGGAGTACATGACAATACACGACGATCTAGATTCGCAAGTACAGCAAGCCTACTTGAAACGAACAAGGACGCTAGGCAAGAGCAAAAAAGGCTCCCAGGCGAAACATCGACCTGGTGGTGCCGGCGGCGGAAGCCACGTCGTCAGCGCGGCTGGCATTAGCCGGCCCGCTATTGGAGACGTGGCTCGGACCCTTATGGACCGACGTAAGCGCTGGCGCGACTGTATCGGGCCAGTCTTCAAAGATTGCAAGACTACTGTTCCAGGCCCGGGCGAGAGCCTGTTTACCCCCTCCGTTATGGCAGAGTACGAGAAGGCAGAATTGGATgggtgggaggaggagcaggaatgA
- a CDS encoding nitrogen permease regulating protein NPR2 (transcript_id=CADANIAT00002256): MIKAIFYSKFDTQEGPKVVHQVPDGAITFSNTAASQPPFFTFSDISFFVIPRQELCGNLIQVCTNGYRILGYPICMKSPRYDRNEFIFNFCLVLAEEEDFSSYKSVVQKLADLMHGLEEQSGFLSRDHSKSGEGKVYSLCETLMEDLNNYCECMIPIDELNTLNIKLFPVYPNPPPVRAWQVPLFTVRYQAFLDENWDLTLQRIVPHINGVNSIRIISLLADTDFSLTCRAIRHLLYYGCIFLLDIFSFSAIYAPTALFSSTIAADENMQRECARYVNTLFASPMTAPTTPAAIPPGHDKDAVWPPVGESMPSRGTDSIATSTSENISPTATPSPANTSALISSTRSPTDPLAMSTNSIGNREVVDGVGIVELYASLKQGQSVKQWYLQHSRQLAHIDIRRFITFGIIKGFLYRVHKYAIATGNPAPQFKSGATTPRSHYQHSGPSSRGPGTGANSPYASSAGDDPPPIAQHQQHHHNQHHHRNHNYRSEDGKDKDRASVYSGSRSAPLYDDDDDEDFIDNKDLAKYLDGMHCFDQICTELEISERELTARLKRYQGEVLIVHR; the protein is encoded by the exons ATGATCAAGGCCATTTTCTACAGCAAATTCGACACACAGGAAG GCCCAAAGGTCGTTCACCAGGTCCCTGATGGAGCGATTACTTTCTCCAACACGGCTGCGTCGCAGccccccttcttcaccttctccgacATATCGTTCTTTGTGATTCCTCGCCAGGAGCTTTGCGGAAACCTCATTCAAGTGTGCACGAATGGATACCGTATTCTGGGCTATCCGATATGCATGAAGTCTCCTCGGTATGACCGGAATGAGTTCATCTTCAACTTTTGCCTTGTactggcggaggaggaagatttCAGCAGCTACAAGAGCGTTGTCCAGAAACTGGCGGATTTGATGCACGGGTTGGAGGAACAAAGCGGGTTTTTGTCGCGAGATCATTCAAAGAGTGGTGAGGGAAAGGTGTACAGCTTGTGTGAGACTTTAATGGAAGACTTGAACAACTACTGCGAATGCATGATCCCAATCG ATGAGCTGAATACACTGAATATAAAGCTCTTCCCCGTATACCCTAATCCGCCTCCCGTTCGCGCCTGGCAGGTGCCCTTATTCACTGTCCGCTATCAAGCCTTCCTCGACGAGAACTGGGATCTGACCCTGCAACGC ATTGTCCCGCACATCAACGGAGTAAACAGTATTCGCATCATCTCACTCCTCGCCGACACGGACTTTTCCCTCACCTGCCGCGCAATCCGGCATCTCCTTTACTACGGctgcatcttccttctcgacatcttttccttttcggCTATCTACGCGCCCACTGCTCTATTCAGCTCCACAATTGCCGCAGATGAAAACATGCAACGTGAATGCGCCCGCTACGTCAATACCCTTTTCGCCTCCCCGATGACGGCACCCACCACACCAGCGGCCATCCCCCCCGGGCATGATAAAGACGCTGTTTGGCCACCCGTTGGGGAATCAATGCCTAGTCGGGGGACTGACAGTATTGCAACTAGCACAAGCGAAAACATTAGTCCCACAGCGACCCCCAGTCCAGCGAATACAAGCGCACTCATCTCCTCAACCCGAAGCCCCACCGACCCATTAGCAATGTCAACTAATTCCATTGGCAACCGGGAAGTAGTTGACGGCGTCGGCATCGTGGAGTTATACGCTAGCCTGAAACAAGGCCAGAGCGTTAAGCAGTGGTACCTCCAGCACAGCCGCCAACTTGCTCACATTGATATTCGCCGCTTCATCACCTTCGGTATTATCAAAGGCTTCTTGTACCGCGTACATAAATACGCTATAGCAACCGGTAACCCTGCTCCGCAGTTCAAGTCGGGCGCTACAACACCGCGCTCCCACTACCAGCACAGCGGACCATCTTCGCGCGGTCCTGGGACCGGCGCAAATAGTCCTTACGCCTCTAGTGCAGGTGATGATCCTCCGCCTATTGcgcaacaccaacaacaccATCACAATCAGCACCATCACCGTAATCATAATTATCGCAGTGAAGATGGGAAGGACAAGGACCGTGCCTCAGTGTATAGCGGGAGTCGCTCCGCACCGCTatatgatgacgacgatgatgaggatttCATCGACAATAAAGATCTAGCCAAATACCTTGATGGGATGCACTGTTTTGACCAGATATGTACGGAGCTAGAAATCAGCGAGCGGGAGCTGACGGCACGGTTGAAGCGCTATCAGGGTGAGGTCCTAATAGTGCATCGTTGA